From the Lolium rigidum isolate FL_2022 chromosome 2, APGP_CSIRO_Lrig_0.1, whole genome shotgun sequence genome, one window contains:
- the LOC124690575 gene encoding ubiquitin-conjugating enzyme E2-16 kDa-like has protein sequence MPQSRFSIKRVRKELSVLWVDPPAFCRPGASPMTDPYHFEVIIDGPAGSPYAGGTFPLDVVLPEDYPFKPLKLTFKTKVYHPNIDNEGEIFLDIFKDNWSPALTISKALLSIVSVLYDPLLDLPVRRGVALQYRHDRATFETKAMDWTRRYATAPVVSFYPAAKEGHSRGLRAGRTGQLLTALARFRARPIQVHVAPSLAC, from the exons ATGCCTCAATC TCGGTTCTCGATCAAGCGAGTCCGGAAGGAGCTGTCCGTGCTGTGGGTCGACCCGCCGGCGTTCTGCCGTCCCGGCGCGTCGCCGATGACGGACCCGTACCACTTCGAGGTGATCATCGACGGCCCCGCCGGCAGCCCCTACGCCGGCGGCACGTTCCCCCTCGACGTTGTGCTCCCGGAGGACTACCCCTTCAAGCCCCTCAAGCTCACCTTCAAAACCAAG gtgtaccacccgaacatCGACAACGAGGGGGAGATCTTCCTGGACATCTTCAAGGACAACTGGAGCCCGGCGCTGACGATCAGCAAGGCCCTCCTCTCCATCGTCTCCGTCCTCTACGACCCCCTCCTCGACCTCCCCGTTCGCCGCGGCGTCGCGCTTCAGTACAGGCACGACAGGGCGACCTTCGAGACGAAGGCCATGGACTGGACTCGAAGATACGCCACGGCGCCCGTCGTTTCCTTCTACCCAGCTGCGAAGGAAGGCCACTCCAGGGGACTACGAGCAGGACGTACTGGCCAGCTGCTGACTGCACTTGCGCGATTCAGAGCGCGACCGATTCAGGTTCACGTGGCGCCGTCGCTGGCTTGCTGA